The following are encoded together in the Takifugu flavidus isolate HTHZ2018 chromosome 22, ASM371156v2, whole genome shotgun sequence genome:
- the ntn4 gene encoding netrin-4 yields MLYLFVIILAVFSHAALSVEVFRAGVAPRCESRACNPRMGNLALGRQVLTQTVCGHNGTELHCSYSDPNANLACGAPKCAKCNAGLPLLSHLPGAMSDSSFRHPNTWWQSAEGVEAETVQLDLEAEFYFTHLILVFRSPRPAAMTLERSRDFGKTWKMLQYYADNCSATYGFEEGKKGTGRDGATCTSKYSGAYPCNRGEVIYRSLPKWESLDPFGDEGQQQLKVTNIRIRLLKHQPCPCQAKDLNAAREHLPTQHFAIYDLIVKGSCSCNGHAEQCVPALGYQPIRDRTNHVVHGKCVCRHNTAGDHCERCAPLYNDRPWQPADGLTGAPHECQKCKCNGHALSCHFDWTAWRESGQRSGGVCDCLHNTEGRQCQKCKVNFYRDPRRPHAAPDSCKSCNCHPLGSLPFHFDGSVCDPSNGNCICKPGVGGAHCDRCMVGYWGFHDYGCRPCDCAGDCDPFTGDCVSGSDLDLYNLEGNSSEPVRIFRVDELFSALHYSEKCECKEQTLINSKLFCTMNYAYVLKVKVLSAHDKGSHAEVEVKVQKVLSQNPKVKIQRGRATLYPESWTARGCTCPLLNPGVEYLVAGHSDRKQGRLLVNMKSFVKPWKASLGRKVLTLLKKDCNW; encoded by the exons atgttgtatttatttgtaATTATCCTGGCTGTATTTTCACATGCAG CTCTCTCGGTGGAGGTGTTTCGTGCAGGCGTGGCCCCTCGCTGCGAGAGCCGAGCCTGCAACCCCCGCATGGGCAACCTGGCCCTGGGCCGGCAGGTGCTGACGCAAACCGTCTGTGGCCACAACGGGACCGAGCTCCACTGCTCGTACTCGGACCCCAACGCCAACCTGGCCTGCGGCGCCCCCAAATGTGCCAAGTGCAACGCCGGCCTGCCTCTGCTGTCCCACCTGCCCGGGGCCATGTCGGACTCATCCTTCCGTCACCCCAACACCTGGTGGCAGTCGGCCGAGGGGGTGGAGGCTGAGACGGTGCAGTTGGATCTGGAGGCGGAGTTTTACTTCACGCATCTCATCTTGGTGTTTCGCTCACCGAGACCCGCCGCCATGACCTTGGAGAGGTCCAGGGATTTTGGGAAGACGTGGAAGATGCTGCAGTACTACGCCGATAACTGCAGCGCTACCTACGGGtttgaggaggggaaaaaaggcacaGGGCGCGATGGAGCCACGTGTACCTCTAAATATTCTGGGGCTTATCCCTGCAACCGTGGAGAG GTGATCTACCGTAGCCTTCCGAAGTGGGAATCTCTGGATCCTTTCGGAGACGAGggccagcagcagctaaaaGTCACCAACATCCGTATTCGCCTGCTGAAGCACCAGCCGTGTCCGTGCCAGGCCAAAGACCTCAACGCTGCACGCGAGCATCTCCCCACCCAACATTTTGCCATTTACGACCTGATAGTGAAGGGTAGCTGCTCCTGTAACGGCCACGCTGAGCAGTGTGTCCCTGCTCTGGGTTACCAACCCATCAGAGATCGGACCAACCACGTG GTCCACggaaagtgtgtgtgcagacacaaCACTGCAGGTGATCACTGCGAGCGCTGCGCTCCTCTCTACAACGACCGGCCCTGGCAGCCCGCTGACGGGCTGACGGGGGCTCCGCACGAATGTCAAA AGTGCAAATGCAATGGACACGCCCTGAGCTGCCACTTCGATTGGACAGCGTGGCGCGAGTCGGGACAGCGCAGCGGAGGCGTGTGTGACTGTCTGCACAACACCGAAGGGCGGCAGTGTCAGAAGTGCAAGGTCAACTTCTACAGGGATCCCCGACGACCGCACGCGGCCCCCGACTCCTGCAAAT CATGCAACTGTCACCCTTTGGGTTCCTTGCCCTTCCATTTTGACGGCTCAGTCTGCGACCCCTCCAATGGGAACTGCATCTGCAAACCCGGGGTGGGAGGAGCCCACTGCGACAGGTGCATGGTGGGATACTGGGGCTTCCACGACTACGGCTGCCGTCCATGTGACTGCGCGGGAGACTGTGACCCGTTTACAGGGGACTGTGTGTCTGG ATCCGATCTGGACCTGTACAACTTAGAGGGAAACTCCAGCGAGCCCGTCAGGATCTTCAGAGTAGACGAACTCTTCTCTGCCCTGCACTActcag AGAAGTGTGAGTGCAAAGAGCAAACTCTGATCAACAGTAAACTCTTCTGCACCATGAATTATGCATATG tATTAAAGGTCAAAGTGCTGTCAGCCCACGACAAGGGCTCCCACGCCGAAgtggaggtcaaagttcagaagGTGCTCAGTCAAAACCCCAAGGTGAAGATACAACGTGGTCGGGCTACTCTTTACCCCGAGTCCTGGACCGCCCGGGGCTGCACCTGCCCCCTCCTCAACCCAG
- the snrpf gene encoding small nuclear ribonucleoprotein F, which yields MSLPLNPKPFLNGLTGKPVMVKLKWGMEYKGYLVSVDGYMNMQLANTEEFVDGALAGHLGEVLIRCNNVLYIRGVEEEEEDGEMRE from the exons ATG AGTTTACCGTTGAACCCCAAACCATTCCTGAATGGCCTGACAGGCAAACCAGTGATGGTGAAACTAAAGTGGGGAATGGAGTACAAGGGCTACCTGGTGTCTGTGGACGGCTACATGAACATGCAG CTGGCAAACACGGAGGAATTTGTGGACGGAGCACTGGCAGGGCATCTCGGTGAAGTTCTGATCAG GTGCAATAATGTTTTGTACATCAGAGGtgtagaagaagaggaagaagatggagagatgagagagTGA
- the amdhd1 gene encoding probable imidazolonepropionase, with translation MSSNHRLLVENADQVVVICNHGEKFLTKEGMKNLSVIQNASVVIGRDGLIEAVGPSKAISLQYSGASFDKVIDAKGMCVLPGLVDAHTHPVWAGDRVHEFAMKLAGATYMDVHRAGGGIHFTVEHTRAAAASELLGSLASRLARMLRAGTTLVECKSGYGLELQTEVKMLEVIEKARRSLPINISSTYCGAHAVPKGKTVAEATEDILQVQLPRLKELMSAGTLRVDNIDVFCEQGVFDLDATRSILQAGKELGLNINFHGDELHPMNSAQLGAELGALAISHLEEVTDEGIAAMATAGTAAVLLPTTAYILRLPQPRARAMLDAGVIVALGSDFNPNAFCCSMPIVMHLACVNMRMTMSEALAAATINAAYALGRSDTHGSLEVGKHGDLLVLNNSRWEHLIYQLGGHRELIRHVVIKGNVINTDQTMPL, from the exons ATGTCCAGTAATCACAGGCTGCTGGTGGAAAACGCCGACCAGGTGGTTGTGATCTGCAACCATGGAGAGAAGTTTCTGACTAAAGAGGGGATGAAAAACCTGAGCGTGATCCAGAACGCCAGCGTTGTTATTGGAAG AGATGGGCTGATTGAAGCTGTGGGGCCGTCTAAAGCCATCAGTCTCCAGTATTCAGGAGCCTCCTTTGATAAGGTCATCGATGCTAAAGGGATGTGTGTTCTGCCTG GGTTGGTTGATGCCCACACCCATCCGGTCTGGGCTGGAGACAGGGTGCATGAATTTGCAATGAAG CTGGCAGGTGCCACCTACATGGATGTGCACCGCGCCGGTGGAGGGATTCACTTCACGGTGGAGCACACTCGCGCCGCGGCGGCCTCGGAGCTGCTCGGCTCCCTCGCCAGCAGGTTGGCCCGGATGCTCAGAGCAGGCACGACCCTGGTAGAGTGTAAGAGCGGCTACGGCCTGGAGCTGCAGACCGAGGTGAAGATGCTGGAGGTGATCGAGAAGGCCAGGCGCAGCCTGCCCATCAATATCTCCTCAACCTACTGCGGAGCTCACGCTGTGCCCAA agGGAAGACGGTTGCAGAGGCCACTGAGGACatcctgcaggtccagctgccgCGGCTGAAAGAGCTGATGTCCGCCGGGACCCTCAGGGTTGACAACATCGACGTCTTCTGCGAGCAGGGGGTGTTCGACCTGGACGCCACGCGCTCCATCCTGCAGGCGGGCAAGGAGCTGGGTCTCAACATTAACTTCCACGGAGATGAGCTCCATCCCATGAACTCTGCTCAG TTGGGTGCTGAGCTTGGAGCTTTAGCCATCAGTCACCTGGAGGAGGTCACAGATGAGGGAattgctgccatggcaacggccGGGACTGCCGCCGTCCTCCTGCCCACTACAGCTTATATCCTACG GCTGCCGCAGCCCCGAGCCAGGGCCATGCTGGACGCCGGCGTCATCGTCGCCCTCGGCAGTGACTTCAACCCCAATGCCTTCTGCTGTTCCATG CCCATCGTCATGCACCTGGCCTGCGTCAACATGAGGATGACCATGTCGGAGGCTCTGGCCGCCGCCACCATCAACGCCGCCTACGCCCTCGGCCGCTCCGACACCCACGGCTCGCTGGAGGTCGGCAAGCATGGAGACTTGCTCGTCCTCAACAACAGTCG ATGGGAGCATTTGATCTACCAGCTGGGAGGACATCGGGAGCTAATCCGCCATGTCGTCATTAAAGGAAACGTGATTAACACTGACCAGACGATGCCGTTATAA
- the LOC130519158 gene encoding tetraspanin-9, whose translation MARGCICCIKYMLFLFNLLFWLGGCGLLGVGLWLSVSQGSFATLSPSFPSLSAANLIITLGSIVMVTGFLGCLGAIKENKCLLLSFFIVLLIILLAELILLILFFVYTDKVSENARRDLREGLVLYATDNNAGLKDAWNTIQGEWRCCGVTDHRDWYAALHENVVPDRCCQHFFQGCGRNASNTFWTRGCYEKVEGWLDDNKHLLGTIAMCVLVIQLLGMAFSMTLYQQIHRTGKKYEA comes from the exons ATGGCTCGTGGATGCATCTGCTGCATCAAATACATGCTCTTCCTCTTCAACCTGCTCTtctgg CTGGGCGGCTGCGGGTTGTTGGGCGTAGGCCTGTGGCTCTCCGTGTCTCAGGGCAGCTTCGCCACCCTCTCGCCCTCCTTCCCGTCGCTCTCTGCCGCCAATCTCATCATCACCCTTGGCAGCATTGTCATGGTGACAGGCTTTTTGGGTTGCCTGGGTGCCATTAAGGAGAATAAGTGCCTTCTGCTGAGC TTTTTCATTGTTCTGTTGATCATCCTGTTGGCTGAACTtattctcctcatcctcttctttgTCTACACAGACAAG GTGAGTGAAAATGCACGTCGGGACCTAAGGGAAGGGTTGGTGCTGTACGCCACAGACAATAACGCTGGCCTGAAGGATGCATGGAACACCATCCAGGGAGAG TGGCGCTGTTGCGGCGTGACGGACCACCGTGACTGGTACGCCGCGCTGCACGAGAACGTGGTTCCCGACCGCTGCTGTCAGCACTTTTTCCAGGGCTGCGGGCGCAACGCATCCAACACCTTCTGGACTCGG GGTTGTTATGAGAAAGTGGAGGGTTGGCTGGATGACAACAAACACCTCCTGGGGACCATCGCCATGTGCGTGCTGGTCATACAG CTTCTCGGTATGGCGTTCTCCATGACTCTTTACCAGCAGATCCACAGAACAGGAAAGAAGTATGAAGCCTGA